Genomic window (Candidatus Dadabacteria bacterium):
CAACCCTGAACTCACAGTTTCGTTCAGGGAGATGTGGGGAACGGAATGCGGCGAGGACAGCTGCGTTGAGTATAATTCCCCGGGAGGATGGAAAGAGGCTCCTAGGTTTGAGCCCGGGCTGCTGGGGAAATGGGTCGTGGTTGCCGCGTCGGATAGAAACGGCGCAATCTCTGGGTTTTCCAACGGATGCGGTGCGGCCAGAAACTGGTGTCTGGTGGCGCCCGGAGAAGGCCTGACAATTAATCCCGGTGATTCGCATGGGCTTAGGGGTACGTCTTTTGCGGCCCCTATGGTGAGCGGAGCGCTCGCGGTGCTCAAGAGCCGGTTTCCCGATATGCCGATGGAGGTTGTACAGGCCATACTGCTTGTTTCCGCGGACCCGGTTGGAATCCGGGAAGACAATCCCGAGGAACCGGACCCTGTCTATGGCTGGGGACGATTGAATCTGGGAGAGGCAGTTATCAAGCAGGATACAGTACGCCTTCCGTACTCCGTGCCCGGGACTGCCGGGGTGACGCGGGCGATTTTTCCGGGGTCCTACCAGCGCTCTCTGTTTCCCTCCTCCGTTCAGACCTATGCGGGCAGCCAGGACCGCAGCCTGCGGCAGGGGCAATGTGTGTCTCCATATGAGATTATCCGGCGATATCAGAATCGAAACGGAAGACCTCAACAAATGATTGGCAGAAACGGAGTCTGAGAAGTTCCTGAATAGTTCTTGAGCCTGGAAACTCAGCCACGGCCGTAAGGGTCTGTGGGCAGTGAAGCAGTTTCTTATCCGCCGGCAAACGGATCGGGAATATCGGGATGCCAGCGCGCGAAATGGTTTTTGTGCGCTTCCGTATAGGCTCCGGGCGGGTAGTACTTATCGTAGAAATCCAGGTCAAGATGATGGGCCTGCACCATGAACCGAAGGAACATTGGGTCTGAAAAAGCCGGGAACCTTCCGTACGTGTCGTAAACATAGTTGCAGATATCCTTTACAACCTGAATTTCGTCTCTGCTGGGCCTTTCAACCTCCGCGAGCACGCCGGTCGGATCCTTGTAGGGAAGCTTGTGCGATTCCCAGTTTGTCCATTTCATGTCGTTAAACGCTTCCACTGCTTCTCCCATGTCCTTGTAGTACGGCGGGCAGAACGCCTGAAACAGGTCATCCCGGCCCACGGCGATCGGGTTGGGATTTCCCGTGTCGCCCTGTATTTGCGGAGTCGCGAACCGAAAACCCAGCCCCCTGTTAAATGGGGTTCCCCCGAGCATGAACATGCTTGCGAATCCGCTGAAAAGCCATCCTCCGAGACCTAGGGTCTGAAGCGCAAGGACCATGTTCTGTCCCATAAAGGCCTGCTCCGCGATGTAGCCGTTTGCGAAGCGAAGCTCCGCTTCGACAAGCGGCATTCTTTTTGATTTGTCAAGAAAACCTTGCTCAAGCCAGTGCGCGGTCCCGGGCGGTCTCAGCCTGTGAAGCTCGTCGACGAAGTTGAACCTGTGGTCGGGCCTCATGTAGAAGAAGTAAAGGTTGATTATGCATGCCGAAAGGTCCGTTACCGGCATGAACACTGTCGTTCCGGGCTTGTTCACGTTCCAGAGATTATGGGCGGCGATTCCCGGAGGCTTCGACGGCAGGTCCGCCCTTCCGTCAGAAAGCTTGATCTTGGATTCGCGGAACAGCTCGAGTATCCGGTCCACTCTCTGGTGACGGGTCATTTTCTCGAGACCCTCAAAATCCTCGGCGCGCCGGTCATGCATCTTTATCATGTAGAGCCCCTCGTCGTTCGTGTAGAAAAGCTCTGTTCTGTGCACGTCCCCTAGAGCGGGGATGGTCTTGCTCGTAAACTGCATCTCAAGGTCAAGACCCACGTGAGGGGGGAAATCAGAGAGGTTTATGTTCTTTATGCCGAGGCCCGTCCACACCAGTATGGCTTCCTCAAGTTCCGACAAGGGAACCGGGTCGTGCTTGGATTTGTACTGCAGGGGTCCCTTTTCGATCTCCATTCCGAGGCCGAAGCGGCGGGATCTCCTCTGGAAAACGGCGTCATAGAAACCGTGGTCTATGGCGTGATCAAGACCTTCTGGGTATTCGCTCATGAATTTCTCCTTAATTTGGTTTTTCCGCTCCCGCGGACAGCTTTATTTTTCCTCCTCGGAACCGGGCTCGGCGACAAGTTTCATGTATTCGTTTTCCGTGATTATCTCAAGCGAACTCTCGACCCTGTCAAGAAACACCACTCCGTTTATGTGATCGTATTCGTGCTGGAACACTCTCGCCTCAAAATCCGAGAAATCCTCTTCGAGAAGATTGTTGTTCCTGTCCCTGTACGCCGCCCGGATGTATTTGTGTCTCGGCACAAGCGCCCGGAGCCCCGGAATGCTGAGGCATCCTTCCCAGCCTTTTTCCAACTTGTCGGACACCGAAACTATCTCAGGGTTGATTATCACCTTGGTCTCTGTTTCGGGAGCATCGGGGTAGCGCGGGCTGGCAGTTCCGGAGATTATGAAGATGCGAAGAGACTCGGATACCTGGGGAGCAGCGATTCCGACTCCGCTTGCTTCGGTGGCCGTCAGGATCAGGTCGTCAATCAGCTGCTGGATTTCCGGGTTGCTTATGTTTTCGACGCTTTCGGCTCTCTGCCTGAGCACGGGGTTTCCAAGTTCGGTGATTTCACGTTGCTGCGCCATGGCTGTAACTGACTGAAAACAGCCCGCCTACAGCGAATTGCGGGCCGGTGCTTAAGGTTCTATTATTATAAACAAAAAACCGGGAGGTTAAAGAAAGCTTCGTGGCGGAAATTGAACTTATACAGAGGGCAGAAGGGTTCGGAGAAAAGACCGCGGTTGAGGACTGGACGGGGAGTTTCACTTACGCCGACCTGCTCCGCGTTTCGCGTTTTGCGGCGCTTAACCTTCTCGGCGACGAAAAGGATCTTGAGGGGGAAAGGGTCGCGTTTCTGATTCCCCCGGGATTCGAGTACGTGGTGCTTAAGCTCGGCGTATGGATGGCGGGAGGAGTGTCGGTTCCCCTAGGCATCTCTCATTCTCCAAGAGAAATAGAGTACGTCATAGAGGACTCCCGCGCGGAGACGGTGGTTCTTCACCCGGACCTAGCAAGCAAGCTTGAGGGAGTGAGCTTCGGTGCCGAAGTCCGACTGCGAGAACTCTCGGAAGTTTTCCAGCCCGCCCGC
Coding sequences:
- the def gene encoding peptide deformylase codes for the protein MAQQREITELGNPVLRQRAESVENISNPEIQQLIDDLILTATEASGVGIAAPQVSESLRIFIISGTASPRYPDAPETETKVIINPEIVSVSDKLEKGWEGCLSIPGLRALVPRHKYIRAAYRDRNNNLLEEDFSDFEARVFQHEYDHINGVVFLDRVESSLEIITENEYMKLVAEPGSEEEK